The Streptomyces sp. NBC_00775 genome includes the window TGTAAGGACGAGGCCGTTCAGGCCGAAGCAGGGGCCTGGGGGCGCAATCCCAGGGAGCCGGCGCCCCCAGCGCACGCCCGCCAATTGGTGCACGTCCCTTCACACCGGCAGGTGTGACGCGCAACACTCGCAGGCGCATGAACGTTGCCACCCAGGGGCCCGACGGCCCGCGGAAGTGAGGTCACGTCATGTCCGTGCAAGACGACTTGATGTCAGTGCAGCGCTGCCTCGACGACCTGAACCGGTCAGTGGGCCGCCTGGAACAGGAGATCGGCAGCGGCGGGCTCGAGATGCGCCGCGTCCGTGCCGACGCCGACCATCTGCGCGAGAGCGTCGCGCTGCTGCGTGAGACGGCCCCCGGTGCCACCTCGCCACAGCCCCCCGACCTCGTGCGCATCCCCGACACCCCGTACGACGACGCCTTGTGGACGGACTCGGACGACGAGGGTCTCGGCGCCCGCGACCGGCACGCCCCCTGACCCGACCCCGACCGGAGCTCTCCCTTGGCCACTGGTACGGAACCCCATCTGAACAGCGGCGGTGTACACACCGGTACGCGCGCCGCGATCGCCGCCCAGCATCTGCGGACCGACCGGTGGTGGCTGGCCCCCGCCGCCACCGCCGCCGGTCTGCTGGCGTTCGTCATCTACTCGACGTGGCGGGCGTTCGCCGACGCGCACTACTACGCCGCGCCGTACGTCTCGCCGTTCTACTCGCCCTGCCTGGCGGAGCGGTGCGGGACGATGCACGCCGGCCCCAACGCCGACCTCTTCGGCAGCTGGTGGGCCATCTCCCCGGCGGTCATCATCCTGATCTTCCCGCTCGGCTTCCGCCTGACCTGCTACTACTACCGCAAGGCCTACTACCGCGGCTTCTGGATGTCGCCCCCGGCCTGCGCGGTGCCGGAGCCGCACAAGAAGTACACCGGCGAGACCCGCTTCCCGCTGATCCTGCAGAACATCCACCGGTACTTCTTCTACGCGGCCATCGTCGTCGCGGGGATCCTCACGTACGACACGGTGCTCTCCTTCCGCGACGAGCACTACCGCTGGGGCCACATGGGCCTGGGCACCCTGGTGTTCCTGGTCAACATCACGCTGATCTGGGCGTACACCCTCTCCTGCCACTCCTGCCGGCACATCGTCGGCGGGAAGCTGAAGCACTTCTCCAAGCATCCGGTGCGCTACCGGATGTGGCAGTGGGTCGGGAAGCTGAACGCCCATCACATGCTGCTCGCCTGGGCGTCGTTGGTGAGTGTGGCACTCGCCGACTTCTACGTGTATCTGGTCGCGTCCGGCGCCTTCGACGATCCGCGCTTCTTCTAGATGAGTGGGGCCTTTTGATGTCCGTGGTCGACCGGCAGGAGTGGGACGTCGTCGTGGTCGGTGCCGGGGGCGCCGGCCTGCGCGCCGCCATCGAGGCGCGCGAACGGGGCGCCCGTACGGCCGTGATCTGCAAGTCGCTGTTCGGCAAGGCGCACACGGTGATGGCGGAGGGCGGCATCGCGGCGGCGATGGCCAACGTCAACTCCCACGACAACTGGCAGGTCCACTTCCGCGACACCATGCGCGGCGGGAAGTTCCTCAACCAGTGGCGGATGGCCGAGCTGCACGCCCAGGAAGCCCCCGACCGCGTATGGGAGCTGGAGACCTGGGGCGCCCTCTTTGACCGCACGAAGGACGGGCGGATCTCGCAGCGCAACTTCGGCGGACACGAGTATCCGCGGCTCGCGCACGTCGGCGACCGGACCGGGCTCGAACTGATCCGGACCCTCCAGCAGAAGATCGTGTCGCTCCAGCAGGAGGACATGAAGGAGACCGGTGACTACGAGAGCCGGCTCAAGGTGTTTCAGGAGTGCACCGTCACCCGGGTCCTGAAGGACGGCAGCCGCGTCTCCGGGGTGTTCTGCTACGAGCGCGAGTCCGGCCGTTTCTTCACCCTCGAAGCGCCCTCCGTCGTGATCTCCACGGGCGGTATCGGCAAGTCCTTCAAGGTGACGTCGAACTCGTGGGAGTACACGGGCGACGGGCACGCCCTCGCGCTGCTGGCCGGAGCTCCGCTGCTGAACATGGAGTTCGTGCAGTTCCACCCGACGGGCATGGTCTGGCCGCCGTCGGTGAAGGGCATCCTCGTCACCGAGTCGGTGCGCGGCGACGGCGGAGTGCTCAGGAACTCCGACGGCAAGCGGTTCATGTTCGACTACATCCCGGACGTCTTCAAGGAGAAGTACGCCCAGTCCGAGGAGGAGGGCGACCGCTGGTACGAAGACCCGGACCACAACCGCCGCCCCCCTGAACTGCTGCCCCGCGACGAGGTGGCCAGGGCCATCAACTCCGAGGTGAAGGCGGGCCGCGGCTCCCCGCACGGCGGCGTCTTCCTGGACGTCTCCACCCGTATGCCGGCCGAGGTGATCCGGCGCCGGCTGCCGTCCATGTACCACCAGTTCAAGGAGCTGGCGGACGTCGACATCACGGCGGAGGCCATGGAGGTCGGCCCCACCTGCCACTACGTCATGGGCGGTATCGCGGTCGAGTCGGACACGGCGGCGGCACGCGGCGTCCCCGGGCTCTTCGCGGCCGGCGAGGTCGCGGGCGGCATGCACGGCTCCAACCGGCTCGGCGGCAACTCCCTCTCCGACCTGCTGGTCTTCGGGCGGCGGGCGGGGCTGTACGCGGCGCAGTACGCGGCCGGGCTCGACGGGGCCCGCCCCGCCGTGGACGACATCCAGGTCGACACGGCCGCCGCGGAGGCGCTGCGGCCCTTCTCGGCCGAGGGACCCGAGCCGGGCCAGGAGGACGGGCGCCCGCCCGAGAACCCGTACACCCTCCACCAGGAACTCCAGCAGGCGATGAACGACCTGGTCGGCATCATCCGCCGCGAGGCGGAGATGGAGCAGGCGCTGGAGAAGCTCGCGGACCTGCGGCTCCGGGCGCGCCGTGCGGGCGTGGAGGGCCACCGGCAGTTCAACCCCGGCTGGCATCTCGCCCTCGACCTGCGGAACATGCTGCTGGTCAGCGAGTGCGTGGCGCGGGCAGCCCTGGAGCGTACGGAGTCCCGCGGCGGCCACACCCGCGAGGACCATCCGGCGATGGAGCGGTCCTGGCGCCGGATCAACCTGCTGTGCCAACTGACCGACCCGACGGGCGGGTTGGCGGCCACCGACCCCGTGGCGGGCCAGATCGACCTCGTACGCGAGACCACCGAACCCATTCGCCCCGACCTGCTCGCCCTCTTCGAGAAGGAGGAGCTGGTCAAGTACCTCGCCGAAGAGGAGCTGTACGAGTGAGCAGCTATGAGGCCCGCTTCAAGGTGTGGCGCGGGGACATCAAGGGCGGCGGCCTGAAGGACTTCGCGGTGGAGGTGAACGACGGTGAGGTGGTGCTGGACATCATCCACCGGCTCCAGGCGACCCAGGCCCCCGACCTCGCCGTGCGCTGGAACTGCAAGGCGGGCAAGTGCGGTTCGTGTTCGGCGGAGATCAACGGGCGACCGCGGCTGATGTGCATGACGCGGATGTCGGTGTTCACGCGGGAGGAGACGATCACCGTCACACCGCTGCGCGCCTTCCCCGTCGTACGTGATCTCGTCACGGACGTGGGCTTCAACTACGCCAAGGCGAGGGAGGTGCCCGCCTTCGTCCCCCCTGCCGAGCTGGGTCCCGGCGAGTACCGGATGCGGCAGGAGGACGTGGACCGCTCGCAGGAGTTCCGCAAGTGCATCGAGTGCTTCCTGTGCCAGGACACCTGCCATGTCGTCCGCGACCACGAGGAGAACAAACCGGCGTTCGCGGGCCCGCGCTTCCTGATGCGGGTGGCGGAACTGGACATGCATCCGCTGGACGCGGCGGCGGAGTCGGGCCTGGACCGCAAGCGCACCGCGCAGGACGAACACGGCCTCGGCTACTGCAACATCACCAAGTGCTGCACGGAGGTCTGCCCCGAGGGCATCAAGATCACCGACAATGCCCTGATTCCCTTGAAGGAAAGGGCGGTTGACCGCAAGTACGACCCGCTGGTGTGGCTGGGGTCGAAGATCAGGCGGCGGGACCGGGAGTCGTAGCGGGGCCGGAGCGGCGCCGGTCGCGCATCGCGCGCTGCCGCATGACGACGCTGGTGATGATCCCGGCGCCGCACAGGAGGGAGGCGGCGAACTGGACGGGTCCGGGACCGAACAGGGCCAGAGCCACCGGCTGCAGCCCGAGGGACGCCGTCAGCACCAGCGTCGCCTGGCCCCACAGCCGCCGCCGGACGACACGGCCGCGCGCCCGCCCCGGCAGCCAGCCGGTGCGTACGGCGGCGATCCCGACGGCGGTGCCCAGCCCCAGGAGCACGCCCGCGGCGAGGCCCAGGGCGAGGTGCCAGTCCGGGTTCACGGGCTTGCGGGACCCGCGGGACGGCCGGGGCGCTGCCCGGCCACCTGAAGGACCGTGCCCGCGAGGAAGAGGGCCAGCCCGGTCATCGCGTAGGGCGTCATGTCGGCGTCGGGCCCGCGGAACGGCCCGAGGAACATGAACAGGGACATGCCGGCGGCCGACAGCACCGAGCCGTAGCCCCACACCTTGGGCCGCAGCACACGGCGGCGCCCCCACGGCGGCACCCAGCCGGTCGTGATCGCGGCGATCCCGAACCCCGCGAGGCCCGTCACTGCCAGCGCGGCGAACCCCACCAGATACCAGTGCATCAGTCCCCCATTTTCCGGTGCGCGCCGAGTACGGCGCGTGCCCAGATCATGGCACGCGCGAACTCGGGTTCTCCAGACACATGACCGTCTGTTGAAGGTTGCATTCCGCGATCCCGCGCAGGAACCCCGGATCCGGGAAGCCGCCGTCCAGCAGGGCTTCGCAGTGGTCCTGGAAGCGCAGCGTCACCGGACCCATCCTTCGCGGTACGCCGTCCAGTCGGACTCCGTCGCGGCGAAGTCGACGTACAGGGCGACGCCGAAGTGTTCACGGCGGCGGTCCGCGCGGGAGAGGCCGAGGCGGGTGCCGCGTACGGCCGCCGCGACCGTCTCGGCGGACCCGTGGTGGCTCATGTCGTCCTCGTGGAAGAAGGGCAGCCCCATCAGCAAGTCGGTTGATTTCGGGGTGACTTCGAGGGCGAGGGAGGTCTGCTGGGCGACGTAGCCGCCGTACAGGCTCTCCAGTGGCATGGCCGTGTCGTAGGACATGACCGCGATCTGGTCGACGCGGCGGGCGACCTGGCCGAAGTAGGACTGGGACCACCACTTGGGGTGTCCGGTGAGGGCGCCGCGGACGGAGTTGGCCGCCGGGAGCGGGTCGATCTGGTGGGCTGCGACGGAGAGGGGGACACCGCGGGCCTTGGTGACCCGGTGCAGGTCGTCGAGGAGGGAGAGGTAGTCGCGGTTGCCCGAGTGGAGGGGTTCCAGGTCGAAGTGGACGCCGTCGAAGCCGGCCGCGAGGATCTGGCGGGTGGAGCGCACGACGGCGGCCCGGGTCGCGTCCCGCTCCAGCCGTAGCCCGACCGGCCCCTCGCTCGCCAGCTCGTCACCGAGCCAGGCCTGGACCCGCACGCCGTCCAGCTGACGGTGCACGGCCGCGATCAGCCAGCCGGCCGACGGGTACGCCGTCGCGGGCAACGTCCCGTCGTGCTCCAGCGGGCCCGCGTGCACGTACAGATCCCGGATCCCGGTACTCCGCAGCCGCGCCGCCAACGCCTTGACGTCCGCGTCCCCCTTCCGCCCGTCCACCCAGGCATGCCCCAGCCAGATCGCGTCACGGTTCCTGGTCTGCGTACCGGGCGCCAGGTCTCCGGCGTAGTTCACCCGGAGGGCGATCCCAGCGGCGAGGGCCGGAAGGAGAAGGACGAGGAGGAGCGTGAAGGCGACGCGCTTGGGCCAACGGAGATAGGGGTGACGCCAGGTCCGGGCGAGGCGCCGGATCCAGCCGGGGGTGGCACGGCGCGGGGGCTTCTCGGGGACGTTCGGGGGCGGTGCGGGGGCGTCCGCCGGCGGTGCGGGGCGGTCTGACAGCTCCGCGGGGTTGCCGGCCGGCGCTTCGGGGCGACCGGCTGACCGCGCGCCGCCGCCTGTCGGCACTTCGGGAGCACCCGTCGGCGGTGCGGGGTCGCCCGTCCGGTCCCCTCCGGCCGGGCCGGCGGCCTCCGGGGCGGGCCGGTGTACTTCGGCCGGGCCGGGCTCGTCGGCGCTCTCCAGCCGCGCTGTTCCCGCGTCGGCCGCCGCTTCGGCCTGGGCCGCGTGGGACTCCGTTCCCGGTCCCGGCCTTCCCGCGCGGTCCTCCGCCTCGGATTCCGTCCGTCCCGTATCCATCCCCCGCACCCCTCCCGTACGCCCCCGTATCCCCCGTACCTTAGGCGTCCCCACCTCGGCGTACCCCGGTCGCGTCGGCGTGCGAGCGGTCATACGCTCCCAAATGTGACGTCGCCCCAGACCCGAAATCGGTCGCGCCGAGCCACGTCCCACATAGCCGTGCGGGTGGCGCATGCCGTGCTCGGGGGGCTGGTGGCGGTGGGGTGGCTGGTGCTGCCCCTGGCGAGGACGGGGAGCGGGGATCCGGCGACCCTCGCGCGGAACGTGCGGGTCACCGAGGAGGCGGGGGCGCAGGAGGCCGCGGGCGGCCCGGGCCAGGACGGGACGGCCACCGGAGATCTCGTACTGCCCCTCGTCGCGGTGGGCGCCGCGGCGGCACTGGCGGCGTACGGGTACGGGCGCCGCAAGCGGCGGGCGAGGACGCGTACGACACCGGGCGGCGGCTTCCCGCACGCCGTGCCGGTACCGATCCATGAACTCGACGGGAACGCCCGGAGGTTACTGGTCGCCACCGACGACTGTGTCCGCACCAGTGCCGAGGAACTCGGCTGTGCCACCGCCCAGTTCGGAGACGAAGCCGTCAAGCCGTACGCGCAGGCGCTGGCGTACGCGAAGTCCGAGCTGGCGGAGGCCTTCCGGCTGCGACAGCGGCTCGACGACGCGGCCCCGGCGGACAGCCGGGGCATGCTGGAGGAGATCGTCCTTCGCTGCACGGAGGCGGGTCAGCGGCTGGACTCGGAGGCGGCCGGGTTCGACCAGCTGCGCGCCCTGGAGCGGAACGCGGCGACCGCGCTGGAGTACGCGGAGACCCGCTTCCGTGAGCTCGCCGCACGCATCCCGGCCACGGAGACGACGCTCGTCGACCTCCACAAGCGGTACGCCCCCTCCGCGCTCCTCCCGGTCACGGGCCACGTCGAACAGGCCAAGGACCGGCTCGTGTTCGCCACGATCCATCTCAACCAGGCGCGGCAGTCCCTCGACCGGGGCGACGTCGGCAAGGCCACCACGTATCTGCGCGCGGCGGAGGGGGCCGTGGACCAGGCGGGCGTCCTCGTGAACGGTGTCGACCGGCTGGCGGGCGAACTTGCCTCGGCCGCGGGGCAGTTGCCCGCCGCGCTCACCGGAGTGGAGGCCGCTCTCGTGGAGGCCCGCCGCCGGCTGGTGACCGCCGGTGCCGGTGCGCTGCCCGGGCATGTCGCGCACGCCGAGGCGCTCCTCGCCGACGTACGCCGGTTGACGGCGGCCGGACCGTACGACCCTGTGGACGTCCTGCGGCTCGTTGCCGAGGCGGGCACGGTGCTCGCCTCGACGTCCGGCGGCGTCCCTTCCTCCGAGGGCGCCGGCGGCCTCCTCGACCACGCTCTCCTGCCCGCCCGCGGTGCGGTCGCCGTCGCGGGGGGATTCATCACGACGCATCGGGGGGCTGTGGGGTGCGAGGCGCGTACGCGGTTGGCGGAGGCGGAACGTCATCTCGCCCTGGCGCCTCTCCTCCTCGAAGTCCAGCGGGCCGATGTTCTTGCCCGTCGGGCGCGGGAGCTTGCCGAGCGGGACGTGCGGGCCTTCGGCAATCCGTACGGGGGGTGTGAGGGGGCCGGAGTGGGGGGTGCCGTGCTGGGCGGGATCCTCCTCGGCGTCGGAGGCGGCCCCGCGAGCTTCGGCGGCCCCCGAACACGATCCCGCCGGGCAACGCCCCCCACCTGACCCGCCGACGAGTTCTAGCCCCAGGGGCTTCGCCCCTTCGACCCCGGGGGGTTGTGTTTCGACTGCGGGTGGGTGGGGGCTGGTGCAAAAGATCGCGCAGTTCCCCGCGCCCCTAAAAGGGGCGCGGGGAACTGCGCAATCTTTTAGGGGGGTCTGGGGGCGCAGCCCCCAGGGATGGGACGGGTAGGGGCGGCGGGGGCGAAAAACCCCCGCTCGCCCTCCCCTCGTCCTCAGAACAGGCTCAGCAACGCCTCCGCCGGATCCACCAGCCCCGTCTCCCCGTCCGGCAGCGGGAGTTCGAACCACACCGTCTTGCCCCGCGGGGTCCGTCGGGAGCCCCACGCCGCGGACAGCAGGCCCACGAGCTGCAACCCCCGCCCACCCTCGTCGGTATCACGCGCCCTCCGTCGCCGCGGCTGAACAAGCCCCGCGTCCCAGACCTCGCAGACGAGCATCCGGTCGAGCAGGAGCCGAAGCCTGATCTCGCCCTCGCCGTAGCGCAGCGCGTTGGTCACCAGCTCGCTGACCAGGAGCTCCGCCGTGTCGACGAGGGGCTCCAGGCCCCAGGACACCAGCTGCGTACGGGCGTGTTCGCGGGCGCGCCCGACGCTGCGCGGCTCGCGCGGCAGGGTCCAGTCGCCGACGGAATCGGCGGGCAGCCCCTGGACACGTGCCATCAGCAGGGCGATGTCGTCCTCGCCGTGGTGGGTGTCGAGGGTGTTGAGGACGTGGTCGCAGACGTCCTCCAGGGGGCTGGAGGGATCGGTGAGGGCACCCACGAAGGCTTGCAGGCCTTCGTCGAGGGGATGGTCGCGCGATTCGACCAGTCCATCCGTGTAGAGCGCCAACAGTGAGCCTTCGGGTAGTTCGACCTCCACCTCCTCGAAGGGCTCGCCGCCCACGCCGAGCGGCATCCCCGGCGGCACGTCGAGCATCAGCGCGCTCTCGCCGGGCTCCACCAGCACCGGCGGCAGATGGCCCGCGTTGGCGAAGGTGCAGCGCCTGGTCACCGCGTCGTAGACCGCGTACACGCAGGTCGCGAGGTACACCTCCGACAGATCCGCGTCGCGCGGCTGCCGGGCCGCGCGGGTGGCCTGCTGGACCCCGCCGGGGGTGCCAAGGCCGCGCGCGATCTCATCCAGCGCGGAGAGGACTTCGGCGGGTTCGAGGTCGAGCAGGGCCAGTGTCCGTACGGCCGTACGGAGTTCACCCATCGCCACCGCGGCGCGCAGGCCGCGGCCCATCACGTCGCCCACCACCAACGCCGTTCGGTGGCCGGGCAGTTCGATGACGTCGAACCAGTCGCCGCCCACCTCCGTCGCCGCGTTGCCCGGCAGGTAGCGGCAGGCGATGTCCAGGCCGGAGGCCTCCGGGTCGCCCGGGGGGAGGAGGGATCTCTGCAGGATCAGCGCGCGCTCGTGCTCGCGGCGATAGAGGCGCGCGTTGTCGATACAGACGGCGGCTCGCGCGGCCAGTTCCACCGCGAGCGCACGGTCGCGTTCCCCGAACGGCTCGCTGCCCTTCGTACGGGAGAACTGGGCGAGCCCGACGACGGTGTCGTGGGCGACCATCGGGACCGCGAGGGTGGACCGGATGAGGCCGCCCTCTTCGGCGGGGATGTGCTGGGGCCGTGCGGTGCGCAGGGCGTCCGCGCAGGGCGAGTTGAACGGGTAGTGGTGGACCGCGCCCACGGCCACCGGTGCCGGTCCGCCGACGAAGGGCGCGTCGGAGACGGCGCTCGCGAAGGCGACCCTGCGGAGTTCGGCGCTGCCGTCGGCCAGGCCCGGCGGGGTCTCGTCGCCGGCCAGCAGGCCCTGGTAGAGGTCCACCGTGGCCAGGTCGCAGAAGCCGGGGACCACCACGTCGAGCAGTTCGCGTGCGGTGGTCTCCAGGTCGAGGGAGTTGCCTATGCGGGCGCCCGCCTCGTTCAGAAGGGCGAGATTGCGCCGGGCCGCGGCCGCCTCACGGGCTGCGGCGCGGCGGGAGGTGATGTCGGTTCCGAGCCAGGCGATACCGATGGGGCGGCCGCTGCCGCTGTG containing:
- a CDS encoding fumarate reductase/succinate dehydrogenase flavoprotein subunit — encoded protein: MSVVDRQEWDVVVVGAGGAGLRAAIEARERGARTAVICKSLFGKAHTVMAEGGIAAAMANVNSHDNWQVHFRDTMRGGKFLNQWRMAELHAQEAPDRVWELETWGALFDRTKDGRISQRNFGGHEYPRLAHVGDRTGLELIRTLQQKIVSLQQEDMKETGDYESRLKVFQECTVTRVLKDGSRVSGVFCYERESGRFFTLEAPSVVISTGGIGKSFKVTSNSWEYTGDGHALALLAGAPLLNMEFVQFHPTGMVWPPSVKGILVTESVRGDGGVLRNSDGKRFMFDYIPDVFKEKYAQSEEEGDRWYEDPDHNRRPPELLPRDEVARAINSEVKAGRGSPHGGVFLDVSTRMPAEVIRRRLPSMYHQFKELADVDITAEAMEVGPTCHYVMGGIAVESDTAAARGVPGLFAAGEVAGGMHGSNRLGGNSLSDLLVFGRRAGLYAAQYAAGLDGARPAVDDIQVDTAAAEALRPFSAEGPEPGQEDGRPPENPYTLHQELQQAMNDLVGIIRREAEMEQALEKLADLRLRARRAGVEGHRQFNPGWHLALDLRNMLLVSECVARAALERTESRGGHTREDHPAMERSWRRINLLCQLTDPTGGLAATDPVAGQIDLVRETTEPIRPDLLALFEKEELVKYLAEEELYE
- a CDS encoding succinate dehydrogenase/fumarate reductase iron-sulfur subunit, which produces MSSYEARFKVWRGDIKGGGLKDFAVEVNDGEVVLDIIHRLQATQAPDLAVRWNCKAGKCGSCSAEINGRPRLMCMTRMSVFTREETITVTPLRAFPVVRDLVTDVGFNYAKAREVPAFVPPAELGPGEYRMRQEDVDRSQEFRKCIECFLCQDTCHVVRDHEENKPAFAGPRFLMRVAELDMHPLDAAAESGLDRKRTAQDEHGLGYCNITKCCTEVCPEGIKITDNALIPLKERAVDRKYDPLVWLGSKIRRRDRES
- a CDS encoding SpoIIE family protein phosphatase, producing the protein MSEIPAKATESEDPSDRARAEAAGDSARTVPGEGTGGAMGDAMWQSSPPGSIYDYIKVASFSIGADGLVDQWSLRAEQLFGISPERAVGMDPIEAFVAPDRREFGQRKMAEILDGREWTGVVPFRMPAPEGGGEGAEGLAEVYVMPTTTEDGERAAVCIVVDVRTLRRIETDLAASQSIFGQSPFGFLLIDTDLRVRRANQRFASIFGGGVDDHRGKGVHDYLPRAEAERVSATLRRVLETGDSITDMHVTGYLPGSDERRHWSINLYRVHSGSGRPIGIAWLGTDITSRRAAAREAAAARRNLALLNEAGARIGNSLDLETTARELLDVVVPGFCDLATVDLYQGLLAGDETPPGLADGSAELRRVAFASAVSDAPFVGGPAPVAVGAVHHYPFNSPCADALRTARPQHIPAEEGGLIRSTLAVPMVAHDTVVGLAQFSRTKGSEPFGERDRALAVELAARAAVCIDNARLYRREHERALILQRSLLPPGDPEASGLDIACRYLPGNAATEVGGDWFDVIELPGHRTALVVGDVMGRGLRAAVAMGELRTAVRTLALLDLEPAEVLSALDEIARGLGTPGGVQQATRAARQPRDADLSEVYLATCVYAVYDAVTRRCTFANAGHLPPVLVEPGESALMLDVPPGMPLGVGGEPFEEVEVELPEGSLLALYTDGLVESRDHPLDEGLQAFVGALTDPSSPLEDVCDHVLNTLDTHHGEDDIALLMARVQGLPADSVGDWTLPREPRSVGRAREHARTQLVSWGLEPLVDTAELLVSELVTNALRYGEGEIRLRLLLDRMLVCEVWDAGLVQPRRRRARDTDEGGRGLQLVGLLSAAWGSRRTPRGKTVWFELPLPDGETGLVDPAEALLSLF